A part of Caretta caretta isolate rCarCar2 chromosome 1, rCarCar1.hap1, whole genome shotgun sequence genomic DNA contains:
- the IFNAR1 gene encoding interferon alpha/beta receptor 1 isoform X3, with the protein MTSYLDFYNVRIRAEKGEEKSLWSTTLSFSPYSIAKIGPPGVQLESIDGVVKINISPPEENQNRKIWTNDISFTYNAMFWENSSNAEPKSKTINRRETIYDLKPETTYCLKVQARITSERKVGSFSPVYCIKTTDQAWNVLPYPVNVEVHALNMKFLLSWDNQYDQNVSFTVQYLSGYLKSLPEDYSDKWSTISGCENITTTQCDFSSDIEASGIYFLRVQAMNGYNKSRWSNEIKVDPCVVNEIGPPGITVSSSEDSLRIQLTPPGESENKSMSGFYDLSYRVLYWKNSSDTEEKIKEEERLLFTISDLTPLVLYCLKVQAFSPAYKKDGHFSDVACIKTLDDKTSPWTILKTFVIAMIGFFCFASFLIFGIYYISRRIRYAFFPSCKPPSNIECLGGQPFNSPYLSTSEEPTENCCIIESIVIEETNQTDFKDYKPSKQSTRDSGNYSNDDDTSGTKVL; encoded by the exons ATGACATCTTATTTAGATTTCTATAATGTGCGTATAAGAGctgaaaaaggggaagaaaaatctCTGTGGTCTACTACTTTATCATTTAGTCCATATTCAATAG CTAAAATTGGTCCTCCAGGAGTGCAGTTAGAATCCATAGATGGAGTGGTGAAAATCAACATTTCCCCTCCAGAAGAAAATCAGAACAGAAAAATATGGACAAACGATATAAGTTTTACCTACAATGCAATGTTCTGGGAAAACTCATCAAATGCAGAG CCAAAAAGCAAAACTATTAATCGCAGAGAAACAATTTATGATCTAAAACCAGAGACTACTTACTGTCTGAAGGTTCAAGCACGCATAACTTCTGAAAGAAAAGTAGGTTCCTTCAGTCCAGTGTACTGCATTAAAACTACAGATCAAG CATGGAATGTGCTACCTTATCCAGTGAATGTGGAAGTTCATGCTTTGAACATGAAGTTTCTTCTATCCTGGGATAATCAATATGATCAAAATGTGAGCTTTACAGTACAATATCTCAG TGGATATTTAAAGAGTCTTCCTGAAGACTATTCAGATAAATGGAGCACTATTTCTGGATGCGAAAACATCACTACTACACAGTGTGACTTCTCATCTGACATAGAAGCTAGTGGAATTTACTTTCTCCGTGTACAGGCTATGAATGGATATAATAAATCACGTTGGTCTAATGAAATAAAAGTGGATCCTTGTGTAGTAA ATGAAATTGGCCCTCCAGGCATAACAGTAAGCTCTAGTGAGGATTCGCTTCGTATCCAGCTCACTCCTCCAGGAGAGTCTGAAAATAAGTCCATGAGTGGATTTTATGACTTATCTTACCGCGTTCTGTACTGGAAAAATTCTTCGGATACTGAG GAGAAAATCAAAGAAGAAGAACGGTTATTATTCACAATCTCTGACTTGACACCTTTGGTTTTGTACTGTTTGAAAGTGCAAGCATTTTCACCAGCATATAAAAAAGATGGTCATTTTAGTGATGTGGCATGTATTAAAACGCTTGATG ATAAAACTTCACCTTGGACTATTTTGAAAACCTTTGTAATAGCCATGATTGGCTTCTTCTGTTTtgcatcatttttaatttttggtataTATTATATATCTAGACGGATCAGATATGCGTTCTTTCCATCATGCAAACCTCCTTCAAACATAGAG TGCCTTGGTGGACAACCTTTCAACAGTCCGTATCTGTCAACTTCAGAGGAGCCAACAGAAAATTGTTGTATAATTGAGAGTATTGTTATAGAGGAAACAAATCAAACTGATTTTAAAGACTACAAACCCTCTAAACAGAGCACTCGAGATTCAGGAAATTATTCTAATGATGATGATACTTCTGGAACTAAAGTGTTATAA